The following are encoded in a window of Bacillus sp. SORGH_AS_0510 genomic DNA:
- the rluF gene encoding 23S rRNA pseudouridine(2604) synthase RluF produces MRINKFISESGKSSRRGADKLVSEGRVTINGKVAEMGSQVEPGDDVRIDGSPVKVTNNYVYIALNKPVGITSTTERHVKGNIVDFVNHPLRIFHIGRLDKESEGLILLTNDGDIVNEILRAENKHEKEYIVTVDKPITPEFVRRMEAGVEILNTKTLPCKVTQLSKYVFQIILTQGLNRQIRRMCSALGYQVVRLQRTRIMNIHLGNMPVGQWRDLSKKERNQLFHELNYEPKEW; encoded by the coding sequence ATGCGTATTAATAAATTTATCAGTGAATCCGGAAAATCCTCGAGGCGTGGGGCGGATAAATTAGTTAGTGAGGGCAGAGTCACTATCAATGGGAAAGTGGCTGAAATGGGAAGCCAGGTAGAGCCTGGAGATGATGTTCGAATTGACGGAAGTCCCGTTAAGGTCACGAACAATTACGTTTATATCGCCTTAAATAAACCCGTTGGAATTACCAGCACAACCGAACGCCATGTCAAAGGCAATATAGTCGATTTTGTTAATCATCCCTTACGTATTTTTCACATTGGACGGCTTGATAAAGAGTCTGAAGGGCTAATCCTTCTTACGAACGATGGGGATATCGTCAATGAGATTTTACGTGCAGAAAATAAACATGAAAAAGAATATATTGTTACTGTAGACAAGCCTATCACCCCTGAATTTGTAAGAAGAATGGAAGCAGGCGTTGAGATATTAAACACAAAAACACTTCCCTGTAAGGTAACCCAGTTGTCTAAGTATGTGTTTCAGATAATTTTAACTCAGGGTCTTAATCGCCAAATAAGAAGGATGTGTTCCGCACTCGGTTATCAAGTTGTAAGGCTGCAGCGGACCCGAATTATGAATATCCATTTAGGCAACATGCCGGTTGGACAATGGCGGGACCTATCGAAAAAGGAACGCAATCAATTATTCCACGAGCTTAATTATGAACCAAAGGAATGGTAA
- a CDS encoding 1-propanol dehydrogenase PduQ: MEEISFRTKIFIGENALDRLSQITAERVFIVTDPFIEKSGMTAVVTNRLQLEGNEYQIFSEIVPDPPIETVAAGVKVIQEFNPGVLIAIGGGSAIDAAKAMKDFAIRLSPQQKNMKFIAIPTTSGTGTEVTSFSVITDKVNHVKHPLVSDTLLPDEAILDSSLVTSVPPAVTADTGMDVLTHAIEAYVSTKANDFSDAFAEKAVQLIFDYLPRCYKNGNDVVAREKVHHASCLAGLAFNMVGLGINHSIAHVCGAQFHIPHGRMNALLLTPVIEFNAEQQGVGSGSFSPSAKKYAQLARIMGLPAANVRLGINSLIQHINQLKRELHMPANLRACGLTKEQIKAALAIISEAALKDGCTATNPRIPTNKEIETIVEKLY, from the coding sequence ATGGAAGAGATTTCTTTTCGAACAAAGATATTTATTGGAGAAAATGCATTAGATCGCCTATCACAAATAACAGCAGAGCGGGTTTTTATTGTGACAGACCCGTTTATTGAAAAGTCTGGTATGACGGCTGTAGTAACCAATCGTCTTCAATTGGAAGGAAACGAGTATCAGATCTTTAGTGAAATTGTACCAGATCCTCCTATTGAAACTGTGGCAGCAGGAGTAAAAGTTATTCAGGAGTTCAATCCCGGTGTATTAATTGCGATTGGCGGAGGGTCTGCTATTGATGCAGCCAAGGCGATGAAGGATTTTGCCATCCGATTATCTCCACAGCAGAAGAATATGAAATTTATTGCCATTCCAACGACAAGCGGAACAGGGACAGAAGTCACTTCATTTTCGGTCATTACGGATAAGGTCAATCATGTCAAGCACCCGCTCGTATCTGATACTTTATTACCGGATGAGGCCATTTTAGATAGCAGTCTTGTTACGTCAGTTCCTCCAGCGGTTACAGCTGATACAGGGATGGACGTATTAACCCATGCAATTGAGGCGTATGTATCAACAAAGGCAAATGATTTTTCGGATGCCTTTGCGGAAAAAGCGGTCCAGCTGATCTTTGATTATTTACCGCGATGCTATAAAAACGGAAATGATGTAGTGGCGCGGGAGAAGGTTCATCATGCTTCATGTTTGGCTGGATTGGCTTTTAATATGGTTGGACTGGGAATTAACCACAGTATTGCACATGTTTGCGGGGCGCAGTTCCATATTCCACATGGAAGAATGAATGCGCTTTTACTTACTCCGGTGATTGAATTTAATGCAGAACAGCAAGGGGTGGGCAGCGGGTCTTTTAGTCCTTCAGCCAAAAAATATGCCCAGTTAGCAAGAATAATGGGTCTGCCGGCTGCAAACGTTCGATTGGGGATTAATAGCTTAATCCAGCATATTAATCAACTAAAAAGAGAGCTCCATATGCCAGCTAATCTGCGCGCCTGCGGCCTGACAAAAGAACAGATTAAGGCAGCATTGGCAATCATAAGTGAAGCAGCCCTGAAAGATGGCTGTACAGCAACCAATCCAAGGATACCAACAAACAAAGAAATAGAAACCATCGTAGAAAAACTATACTAA
- a CDS encoding L,D-transpeptidase family protein has translation MKKLTVIFALLFSIFFFNLPHSEAASPQLLIINKKTNTLAFYNNGKLVKTFSVATGRSRDLTPEGTFRVVTKIKNRPYYKGGIPGGDPRNPLGDRWMGLEARGTYGTTYGIHGNNNESSIGKYVSSGCVRMHNEEVRWLYDQVQLYTTVIITYSSSSFDAIAKASGYSTTTTGWVQSGGKWYYYMNGTAKTGWLLQGSTWYYFDNSGVMKTGWVSYKGQWYYFDKNGAMKTGWVLDSGKWYYLDSSGAMKTGWTKDKGSWYYLESSGVMKKGWLKDGDSWYYLQNSGAMKTGWLLDKGKWYFLQPSGVMKTGWLELSGSKYFLNSDGVMITGWKELEGKWYYFDGNGLMAANTVINGYKLGADGAWIQVEYVALGDSLAAGMTPLGEDKKPENGVDPNWGYPNYIAERFAKSYQLLDFANFGVSGYTTDNVIADLAKPEVQKEIKEATHLTIDIGANDLLPVIQKTPQDAPAAIATIAGKLNAILNTIDGLNPNVKVYVMGYYNPFPYLPEAQQAQLLPVLTAFNGQIQAQAVQHGDTFVPTAQVINTSNFAEYLPNPQNIHLSLSGYQVVAGEFWKVMQ, from the coding sequence ATGAAAAAATTAACTGTCATTTTTGCTCTCTTATTTAGTATCTTTTTCTTTAACCTGCCGCATTCAGAGGCAGCAAGCCCACAGTTACTGATCATCAACAAGAAGACCAACACCCTAGCATTTTATAACAATGGGAAACTCGTAAAAACGTTTAGCGTCGCGACAGGGCGGTCAAGAGATTTAACCCCTGAAGGAACATTCCGGGTTGTAACAAAAATTAAAAATCGTCCCTATTACAAGGGAGGGATTCCTGGAGGAGATCCTCGGAACCCGCTAGGTGACCGCTGGATGGGGCTTGAAGCAAGAGGTACATATGGAACCACCTATGGTATCCATGGTAATAACAATGAAAGCTCAATCGGAAAATATGTAAGCTCAGGCTGTGTACGAATGCATAACGAAGAAGTTCGTTGGCTTTATGACCAGGTTCAATTATATACAACGGTCATTATCACCTATTCTAGCAGCAGTTTTGATGCCATTGCTAAGGCTAGTGGTTACTCCACTACAACAACCGGTTGGGTACAGAGTGGTGGCAAATGGTATTATTATATGAATGGGACAGCTAAAACAGGCTGGTTATTACAAGGTAGCACTTGGTATTATTTTGACAATTCAGGTGTTATGAAGACTGGATGGGTATCATATAAAGGACAATGGTATTATTTCGATAAAAATGGTGCCATGAAAACAGGTTGGGTATTAGATAGTGGAAAGTGGTACTATCTCGATTCATCCGGAGCAATGAAAACGGGCTGGACGAAGGATAAGGGTAGCTGGTACTACCTTGAATCATCCGGAGTAATGAAAAAAGGCTGGCTAAAAGATGGGGATTCTTGGTACTACTTACAGAATAGCGGTGCCATGAAAACAGGTTGGCTGCTTGATAAAGGAAAATGGTATTTCCTACAACCTAGCGGTGTTATGAAAACAGGCTGGTTAGAGTTATCCGGTTCAAAATACTTCCTCAATAGTGATGGTGTTATGATTACAGGCTGGAAGGAACTTGAAGGAAAATGGTACTATTTTGATGGAAATGGGTTGATGGCTGCGAATACAGTCATTAACGGATATAAACTAGGCGCAGATGGTGCTTGGATTCAAGTGGAGTATGTAGCATTAGGGGATTCCTTAGCAGCTGGTATGACTCCGTTAGGTGAAGATAAAAAACCAGAAAATGGAGTGGATCCAAACTGGGGTTATCCAAACTATATTGCTGAGAGATTTGCAAAATCCTATCAATTACTTGATTTCGCAAACTTTGGTGTTTCAGGTTATACAACAGACAATGTTATCGCTGATTTAGCGAAACCAGAAGTGCAAAAGGAAATTAAAGAAGCTACACATCTTACTATTGATATCGGTGCAAATGATCTGCTTCCAGTGATTCAAAAAACCCCGCAGGATGCACCAGCGGCGATTGCAACGATCGCTGGAAAGTTAAATGCTATTTTAAACACGATTGATGGATTAAACCCAAATGTGAAAGTTTATGTGATGGGCTACTATAATCCATTCCCATATCTTCCTGAGGCACAACAAGCACAATTACTGCCAGTCTTAACTGCCTTTAATGGTCAAATCCAGGCGCAGGCGGTTCAACACGGTGATACCTTTGTTCCAACTGCCCAGGTCATCAATACGTCTAATTTTGCAGAATACCTGCCAAACCCACAAAACATCCACCTAAGCTTATCTGGATACCAAGTAGTAGCAGGTGAGTTCTGGAAGGTCATGCAATAA
- a CDS encoding DUF3052 domain-containing protein — MSVIKKLQFKDQGQAVLVINPPKVYEEVMALFEGEVHTEAINPEGYDFVQVFGTSNGELKELAKSAENSVKPDGLFWLCYPKKTSKTYKGSDCSRDTVMYLLADEGYEPVRQIAIDDDWSALRFRKPEKIKTMKRGFAVTDAGKQRTEQ; from the coding sequence GTGTCTGTTATAAAAAAGCTGCAGTTTAAGGATCAGGGACAAGCTGTTTTAGTCATCAACCCGCCAAAGGTTTACGAAGAAGTAATGGCCCTGTTTGAAGGTGAAGTTCATACGGAGGCAATCAATCCTGAAGGCTATGATTTTGTTCAAGTCTTTGGCACTAGCAATGGAGAGCTTAAAGAACTCGCTAAGAGCGCAGAAAATAGCGTCAAGCCAGATGGTCTTTTTTGGCTCTGTTATCCAAAGAAAACTTCCAAGACCTATAAAGGCTCAGATTGTAGCCGTGACACTGTCATGTATTTGCTCGCGGATGAAGGTTATGAACCTGTTCGGCAAATTGCTATTGATGACGACTGGTCCGCACTAAGGTTTCGTAAGCCCGAGAAGATTAAGACGATGAAGCGGGGCTTTGCTGTTACAGATGCAGGAAAACAACGGACAGAGCAATAA
- a CDS encoding IS3 family transposase (programmed frameshift) — protein sequence MTKFTKDEKIRISLRYIKGQESVKEIARDENVSVAELTSWIRLYEQHGVEAFLKSYTSYSAEFKMDVLNYMNETGTSSIDAAAIFNISSSRLIRKWRNQAETGGFDALISKKKGRPSMNKKAKKTTESIPADGSVDALEARIKQLEMENAYFKKVECFSSNARKITNKIKAQVIFELKDIYDVVELAKVARIPRSTYYYWEKRLNCKDKYAEVKEAIQKIYHEHKGRYGYRRITKELKKYGFHHDPKTVNRLMNDMGIKCMVRMKKYRSYKGQKGRIAPNLLMRDFKAEKMNEKWVTDVTEFHLFGEKRFLSPVMDLCNGEIIAYTLMNRPVYKLVSDMLDQALTHLQPGNEVILHSDQGWHYQMKQYQKTLQTHGIKQSMSRKGNCLDNASMESFFGVLKSELLYLQEFDSMEHFEEELKQYIEYYNHKRMKVNLKDLSPVEYRTQVLEAA from the exons ATGACTAAATTTACAAAAGATGAAAAAATACGTATCTCCTTACGTTATATAAAAGGGCAGGAAAGTGTTAAAGAAATCGCTCGAGATGAAAATGTGAGCGTAGCCGAATTAACTTCTTGGATTCGTTTATATGAGCAACATGGTGTAGAAGCCTTTCTAAAATCATATACAAGCTATTCTGCAGAGTTTAAAATGGATGTACTTAACTATATGAACGAAACGGGTACGTCCTCAATTGATGCAGCTGCGATTTTCAATATCTCCTCTTCAAGATTAATTAGAAAATGGCGAAATCAAGCTGAAACAGGTGGATTTGATGCCCTCATATCAAAGAAAAAGGGGCGTCCATCCATGAATAAAAAAGCGAAAAAAACAACAGAATCAATACCAGCTGATGGATCTGTAGATGCACTTGAAGCACGCATTAAACAACTCGAAATGGAGAATGCATACT TTAAAAAAGTTGAATGCTTTAGTTCAAATGCAAGAAAAATTACAAATAAAATCAAAGCGCAAGTAATTTTTGAACTAAAGGACATCTACGATGTCGTGGAATTGGCTAAAGTCGCACGCATTCCACGAAGCACTTATTATTACTGGGAAAAACGATTAAATTGCAAAGATAAATATGCAGAGGTAAAGGAGGCAATTCAAAAGATTTATCACGAACATAAAGGGCGTTATGGTTATCGTCGCATCACAAAAGAACTGAAGAAATATGGTTTCCATCACGATCCAAAGACAGTTAACCGATTAATGAATGATATGGGCATAAAATGTATGGTACGTATGAAAAAATACCGTTCTTATAAGGGACAAAAAGGTCGTATTGCGCCTAATTTATTGATGCGTGATTTCAAGGCAGAGAAGATGAATGAGAAATGGGTAACGGATGTGACCGAGTTCCATTTGTTTGGAGAAAAACGCTTTTTATCTCCTGTGATGGATTTATGTAATGGTGAAATAATCGCCTATACCCTCATGAATCGACCTGTATATAAACTTGTTTCAGATATGTTGGATCAAGCATTAACACATCTTCAGCCGGGAAATGAAGTAATTTTACATTCTGATCAGGGCTGGCATTATCAGATGAAACAATATCAGAAAACACTCCAAACACATGGCATCAAGCAAAGTATGTCCCGCAAGGGAAATTGTCTTGATAATGCTTCAATGGAGAGTTTCTTTGGCGTGTTAAAATCGGAATTACTCTATTTACAAGAATTTGATAGTATGGAACACTTCGAAGAAGAATTAAAGCAATATATCGAGTATTATAATCACAAACGTATGAAGGTAAATTTAAAAGACCTAAGCCCGGTAGAATACCGAACTCAGGTCTTGGAAGCCGCTTAA
- a CDS encoding ParM/StbA family protein has product MTKSRIAAVDVGNDSIKAIFGELEYELNIPNIIARDTEDRPVIGIEELDNKNPLDGIHIKVHSPALKENNAIYRIGHLATKSNNATELDPGSSKSEEDQTLVMLFASLALDAVKEESPFSKVKNVIDANYTLGTGLPLREVKEGKDAGYRSKLIGSVHQVEFLVTPKYQGLKVNIKFDEVKVYPEGFAAYINLVMDNSGKIINKDLLDKRILIQDIGGLSTDIAVIKNRNVDDDKAQGFNLGVSESLEAIREEIRTKHGVELDSRRDVVEIITKKNDRNHIMVKGSRTSVHDITDRILLDLAKKQYRLLRNVWQRNSQTEICYFVGGGANVLKEYLKTLNNNLDGYNIDFFEDEKESIWMMANAYYKLIMDFVRKTEKQKAVTDKTPVKS; this is encoded by the coding sequence ATGACTAAGTCCAGAATCGCTGCAGTAGACGTAGGAAATGACTCCATTAAAGCCATTTTCGGGGAGTTAGAGTATGAATTAAATATTCCTAATATTATCGCGAGAGACACAGAAGATCGCCCTGTCATTGGGATTGAAGAACTCGATAACAAAAACCCGTTGGATGGGATTCACATTAAGGTGCACTCCCCTGCCCTGAAAGAGAACAATGCAATTTACAGAATCGGTCATCTAGCGACTAAAAGTAATAATGCTACTGAATTGGATCCTGGAAGCAGCAAGTCAGAAGAAGATCAGACACTTGTCATGTTGTTTGCTTCATTAGCACTCGATGCTGTGAAGGAAGAATCCCCTTTTTCAAAAGTAAAAAATGTGATTGATGCAAACTATACATTAGGGACCGGTCTCCCCCTTCGTGAAGTGAAGGAAGGAAAAGATGCAGGTTATCGCTCCAAATTAATTGGTTCTGTCCATCAAGTTGAATTCCTCGTCACTCCAAAATACCAAGGACTAAAGGTTAATATAAAATTCGATGAAGTAAAGGTCTATCCGGAAGGCTTTGCTGCCTACATAAATCTTGTTATGGACAATAGTGGAAAGATTATTAACAAGGATCTGCTCGATAAGCGGATTTTAATCCAGGATATCGGTGGGTTGTCTACTGATATTGCTGTGATTAAAAATCGAAATGTGGATGATGATAAAGCGCAAGGCTTTAACTTAGGGGTTTCAGAGTCTTTAGAGGCGATTCGTGAGGAGATTCGCACGAAGCATGGCGTGGAGCTCGACAGCCGCCGCGATGTCGTTGAAATTATTACAAAGAAAAACGACCGCAACCACATTATGGTAAAAGGAAGCCGGACAAGCGTTCATGATATTACGGACCGGATATTGCTTGATTTAGCCAAAAAGCAATATCGTCTTCTACGAAATGTTTGGCAGAGAAATTCCCAAACAGAGATTTGTTATTTTGTTGGCGGCGGAGCCAATGTCCTAAAGGAATATTTGAAAACATTAAACAACAACTTAGATGGATATAACATCGATTTCTTCGAGGATGAGAAAGAAAGCATTTGGATGATGGCCAATGCGTATTATAAGCTGATTATGGATTTTGTCAGAAAAACGGAGAAACAAAAAGCAGTCACAGATAAAACACCAGTAAAAAGTTGA
- a CDS encoding DUF4023 domain-containing protein → MDNNKSTHEFVEDLHEKQQKDQKNKERQSRSHQSQQLPNKQH, encoded by the coding sequence ATGGATAACAACAAAAGTACGCATGAATTTGTCGAGGATCTTCACGAAAAACAACAAAAGGATCAGAAGAACAAGGAACGCCAAAGCCGATCACACCAAAGCCAACAGTTGCCAAATAAACAGCATTAA
- a CDS encoding phosphotransferase, which produces MELPVNIVRADGTLNEELILRSEKLYKGMNGRFVERFFLSPTDSFIFKPLTNNGQLGQEVWVHENVLPQFPAIFPKIISHTISEQPELNWMILEDLGTLSHSFNDQTALGVIKWVAWWHSLSTERFGNVPAAGLKPRMEDILTDVFARKDDLIRQWPELGNAPIEHVYRMLEQFEFSKRLVLSHGDLHVGNFAVVDERLIILDWEHTHLNIPHWDLYHVIDMSHPLFPKHVTQPLREQILKTYVDQVELEIEEGSFLKEYYLFSSVFSIWMLFLIQKDLNAGDAKWPREQLERQVVETLSSLEQCAAALLS; this is translated from the coding sequence ATGGAGCTGCCTGTTAATATTGTCCGTGCGGATGGCACGTTGAACGAAGAGTTAATTTTAAGAAGCGAGAAGCTCTACAAGGGAATGAACGGGAGATTTGTTGAGAGATTTTTTCTGTCCCCAACAGATAGCTTTATTTTCAAACCACTGACAAACAATGGCCAATTAGGGCAAGAGGTGTGGGTACATGAGAATGTTCTCCCCCAATTCCCTGCAATTTTCCCAAAAATCATTTCGCATACGATTAGTGAGCAGCCAGAGCTAAATTGGATGATCCTTGAGGATTTAGGAACACTTAGTCACAGCTTTAATGATCAGACTGCATTGGGGGTGATTAAGTGGGTTGCCTGGTGGCATTCATTGTCGACGGAACGATTCGGCAATGTTCCAGCGGCAGGGTTGAAGCCGCGGATGGAAGATATTTTGACAGATGTTTTTGCAAGGAAGGATGACTTAATAAGGCAGTGGCCCGAATTGGGTAATGCGCCGATAGAACACGTATACCGTATGCTTGAACAATTTGAGTTTTCCAAGAGACTAGTGTTATCCCATGGAGACTTGCATGTGGGCAATTTTGCGGTTGTCGATGAACGGTTAATAATCTTGGACTGGGAACACACTCATTTAAACATACCACACTGGGATTTATACCATGTCATCGATATGTCTCATCCTCTTTTTCCAAAGCATGTGACGCAACCGTTACGTGAACAGATTTTGAAAACCTATGTAGATCAAGTGGAACTTGAAATAGAAGAAGGTTCTTTTTTGAAAGAGTATTATTTATTTTCTTCTGTATTTTCTATTTGGATGCTTTTTCTTATTCAAAAAGATTTAAATGCTGGAGATGCCAAATGGCCAAGGGAGCAACTGGAGCGACAGGTAGTTGAGACATTATCTAGTTTGGAGCAGTGTGCGGCGGCACTTTTATCATAG
- the pepT gene encoding peptidase T has product MKNELIERFTSYVRVDTQSDESSETCPSTEGQWTLARMLVNELKSIGMKDVTIDENAYVMATLPPNTNKDVPTIGFLAHVDTATDFTGKNVNPQIVENYDGGDIVLNEALKVVMSPKDFPNLPNYKGHTLITTDGTTLLGADNKAGITEIMTAMAYLIKHPEIKHGAVRVAFTPDEEIGRGPHKFDVAAFNANHAYTVDGGPLGELEYESFNAAGAKITIKGNNIHPGSAKNKMVNSMKIAMELHSKLPAGEAPEHTEGYEGFFHLLSFNGDVELTKLNYIIRDHDRETFNARKATLEGIVNELKEKYGQDTILLELNDQYYNMKEKIEPVMEIVDIAHEAMVSLGIEPITKPIRGGTDGSQLSYMGLPTPNIFTGGENFHGKFEFISVDNMIKATQTVIEIIKLTEQKA; this is encoded by the coding sequence TTGAAAAATGAGCTTATTGAGAGATTTACTTCCTATGTTAGAGTAGACACACAATCGGATGAAAGCAGCGAGACCTGTCCGTCAACCGAGGGACAATGGACGTTAGCACGTATGCTTGTCAACGAGCTAAAATCAATCGGCATGAAGGACGTAACCATCGATGAAAATGCCTACGTGATGGCAACCTTGCCGCCCAATACCAACAAAGACGTACCGACGATCGGCTTCCTAGCCCACGTCGACACTGCTACCGACTTCACGGGGAAAAACGTCAATCCGCAAATCGTCGAAAACTACGATGGCGGCGACATCGTTTTAAACGAAGCGCTAAAGGTTGTCATGTCACCAAAGGACTTTCCAAACTTGCCGAACTATAAAGGTCATACATTAATCACAACAGATGGCACCACCCTTCTTGGCGCTGACAACAAAGCGGGGATTACCGAAATCATGACCGCCATGGCGTACCTCATTAAACACCCTGAAATTAAGCACGGTGCGGTCCGCGTTGCGTTCACGCCAGATGAGGAAATTGGCAGAGGTCCACATAAGTTTGACGTTGCGGCGTTCAATGCAAATCATGCTTACACGGTCGACGGCGGGCCGCTAGGGGAGTTAGAGTACGAAAGCTTTAATGCTGCGGGAGCGAAGATTACCATCAAAGGGAACAACATCCACCCAGGCTCAGCCAAAAACAAAATGGTCAACTCGATGAAAATCGCCATGGAATTACATAGCAAGCTTCCAGCAGGAGAGGCGCCGGAGCATACAGAAGGCTACGAAGGCTTCTTCCACCTGTTATCATTTAACGGCGATGTCGAGCTAACCAAACTGAACTACATTATCCGTGACCATGACCGTGAAACCTTCAATGCAAGAAAGGCAACACTCGAAGGCATCGTGAATGAGTTAAAAGAGAAATATGGTCAAGATACGATCTTACTTGAGCTCAACGACCAATATTACAATATGAAAGAAAAGATTGAGCCTGTCATGGAGATCGTTGACATTGCCCACGAAGCGATGGTGAGCTTAGGCATCGAGCCAATTACCAAGCCAATTCGTGGCGGTACCGATGGCTCACAGCTTTCCTATATGGGGCTGCCGACACCGAATATTTTTACCGGCGGCGAAAACTTCCACGGTAAATTCGAATTTATCTCTGTCGATAACATGATAAAAGCCACCCAGACAGTGATTGAAATTATCAAATTAACCGAACAAAAAGCGTAA
- a CDS encoding nuclease-related domain-containing protein — protein sequence MKNRDHSLKLEGLVAARSRLAAGHPILPVLAAKQGAVEAGIGGEERVAEVFRQHSFSFTNHLFHDLSPTSDERFQMDTLALTPWFGVLLEVKNIGGVLEFKDNPPQLIRTKEDGHKDGFESPVVQLERNHDLLGSWLKCRNIRLPIYGAVVLAYPKQIVAAPPAKTKLLFPSLIPPYIRSLPQQGKKLDQDAFNWLSTELLHSHQPFIPQPISEAYGIPFKDFKPGVRCGVCGRIGMVKQPRTWYCPFCDATDHLAHERNLREWFLIFKRTITNRECREFLGVDDIQVAKRILTSMDWPSTGTFRDRTYIIKLNDRSRKEDFDIRQ from the coding sequence ATGAAGAATAGAGATCACTCATTGAAGTTAGAAGGGCTGGTTGCCGCTCGAAGCCGGTTAGCAGCAGGGCATCCCATTCTCCCTGTTTTGGCAGCTAAGCAGGGCGCCGTGGAGGCTGGAATCGGTGGGGAGGAACGGGTGGCCGAGGTTTTCCGGCAACACTCCTTTTCATTCACCAACCACTTATTCCACGATTTGTCTCCCACATCAGATGAAAGATTCCAAATGGACACGTTAGCTTTGACACCTTGGTTTGGTGTGCTTTTAGAGGTGAAAAATATTGGCGGAGTGCTGGAATTCAAGGATAATCCGCCACAGTTGATTCGAACCAAGGAGGATGGGCATAAGGATGGGTTCGAGAGCCCAGTTGTCCAACTGGAACGTAATCATGATTTGTTAGGATCGTGGCTGAAGTGTCGGAACATTCGGCTCCCCATTTACGGAGCGGTCGTCCTCGCGTACCCCAAACAAATCGTTGCTGCTCCTCCAGCAAAAACCAAACTGTTATTTCCCAGCTTGATTCCACCCTATATACGAAGTCTTCCACAGCAAGGAAAGAAGTTAGATCAAGATGCATTCAACTGGCTTTCGACTGAACTCCTCCACAGCCACCAACCCTTTATTCCGCAACCCATTTCTGAAGCGTATGGTATTCCGTTCAAAGATTTTAAACCAGGAGTTAGGTGCGGGGTTTGTGGAAGGATTGGAATGGTGAAGCAGCCTCGAACCTGGTATTGCCCCTTCTGTGATGCAACCGACCACCTGGCCCACGAACGAAATCTAAGGGAGTGGTTCTTGATTTTTAAAAGGACGATCACGAACCGGGAGTGTAGGGAGTTTTTGGGGGTGGATGATATCCAGGTAGCTAAACGGATTTTAACAAGTATGGATTGGCCAAGTACAGGAACTTTTCGGGACAGGACATATATAATTAAGCTGAATGACAGAAGTAGGAAGGAGGATTTTGATATCCGACAGTAA
- a CDS encoding TetR/AcrR family transcriptional regulator, whose protein sequence is MISKFLNLDSDKQNRIINAAIQEFAQKGYSNASTNEIVKEAGISKGLLFHYFQNKKQLFLFLFDYCVELITVDFYKNIDLGETDFFQRIRQSVLIKMELLAQYPDIFKFVEKAYMDDAADIHAEMQKKIKELNKINIGKIYEGIDISKFREDIDIQKILKIITWTFEKMSEEELYKTKLIPGYEMDYQKIQKEAEEYFEILITCFYK, encoded by the coding sequence ATGATCTCAAAATTTCTCAATCTCGATTCAGATAAACAAAATAGAATAATAAATGCAGCAATCCAAGAATTTGCCCAGAAGGGTTATAGCAATGCTTCGACCAATGAAATTGTTAAGGAGGCAGGTATTTCAAAAGGGTTGCTCTTTCACTATTTTCAAAATAAAAAGCAGCTATTCTTATTTTTATTCGATTATTGCGTGGAGCTGATTACCGTTGATTTTTATAAAAATATTGACTTAGGAGAGACGGACTTTTTCCAAAGAATCAGGCAATCCGTGTTAATCAAAATGGAGTTATTAGCTCAATACCCTGACATCTTTAAGTTTGTTGAAAAAGCTTATATGGATGATGCCGCTGATATTCATGCAGAGATGCAAAAGAAAATCAAAGAGCTAAATAAAATTAATATTGGAAAAATTTATGAAGGAATTGATATTTCCAAGTTTAGAGAAGACATCGATATTCAAAAAATTCTCAAGATCATCACCTGGACATTTGAAAAGATGAGTGAGGAAGAGCTTTATAAAACGAAATTGATTCCCGGATACGAAATGGATTATCAAAAGATTCAGAAGGAAGCAGAAGAGTATTTCGAGATACTCATTACATGTTTTTATAAATAG